The following coding sequences lie in one Vibrio algicola genomic window:
- a CDS encoding type II toxin-antitoxin system TacA family antitoxin, with protein sequence MATKTAPINMRVEPQVRNVIDAAANLLKVDRSVFIQQAALAQARLVISNQRDFALDDVAFDAFEQALKVKPKANEGMTELLNRKAPWQ encoded by the coding sequence ATGGCGACGAAAACTGCTCCAATCAATATGCGGGTCGAGCCTCAAGTTCGTAACGTGATTGATGCTGCCGCAAATTTGCTAAAAGTAGATCGTTCGGTTTTCATTCAACAAGCAGCATTGGCGCAAGCGCGTTTAGTGATCTCAAATCAACGTGATTTTGCTTTAGATGATGTTGCTTTTGATGCGTTCGAACAAGCGCTAAAGGTTAAGCCTAAAGCCAATGAAGGGATGACTGAGTTATTGAACCGGAAAGCGCCATGGCAATAA
- the speA gene encoding arginine decarboxylase — MEKSLNLEQIRANYNVRHWSQGFYGINDAGEMTVSPRADGEHQQVPLSAIVKQIEAQNLTLPALVRFPQILHQRVHNVCDAFNQAIEEYNYNNRYLLVYPIKVNQQKEVVDEILASQAELEHKQLGLEAGSKPELLAVLALAQQASSVIVCNGYKDREYVRLALIGEKLGHKVFIVLEKLSELDLVLSEAKSLGVTPRMGLRIRLASQGAGKWQSSGGEKSKFGLSANQVLTVINRLKAEDQLATLQLVHFHLGSQMANIRDVRNGVSEAARFYCELRELGATLDYMDVGGGLAVDYDGTRSQSHSSMNYGLAEYARNIVSTIGDICEQYGQPTPAIISESGRSLTAHHAVLITNVIGTESYKAEDIEAPENDAPTLLHNMWRNWEILSHGTDDRALIEIYNDTQSDLAEAHNQFATGMINLHHRAWAEQVCLRICYELRMQLNNNNRFHRPILDALNERLADKFFVNFSLFQSLPDAWGIDQVFPVMPLSNLNQVEQTRAVMLDITCDSDGVIDQYVDGQGIETTLPVPRWNKDTPYHIGFFLVGAYQEILGDMHNLFGDSHSVVVNVNEKGEPEIISINEGDTVEDMLRYVHIDVDDIRRNYRELVTSRVDGSEQDKIMAELEQGLTGYTYLEDL; from the coding sequence GTGGAAAAATCTTTGAACTTAGAGCAAATCCGAGCTAACTACAATGTGCGTCACTGGAGCCAAGGCTTCTATGGCATTAATGATGCAGGTGAAATGACGGTTTCTCCTCGTGCCGATGGTGAGCATCAGCAAGTGCCATTAAGTGCGATTGTAAAGCAGATTGAAGCGCAGAATTTAACCCTGCCAGCCTTAGTTCGTTTTCCGCAGATCTTGCATCAACGTGTGCATAATGTTTGTGATGCGTTTAACCAAGCGATCGAAGAATACAATTACAACAACCGCTACCTATTGGTTTACCCAATTAAAGTGAACCAACAAAAAGAAGTGGTGGATGAGATTTTAGCTAGCCAAGCCGAACTTGAGCACAAACAATTGGGGCTTGAGGCGGGCAGCAAACCAGAATTATTGGCAGTATTGGCATTAGCGCAACAAGCCAGTTCTGTGATCGTGTGTAATGGCTATAAAGATCGTGAATACGTTCGTTTAGCCCTTATTGGTGAGAAGCTCGGCCACAAGGTTTTCATCGTGCTCGAGAAACTGTCTGAGCTTGATCTGGTGTTGTCTGAAGCGAAATCATTAGGCGTCACACCGCGCATGGGCTTGCGTATTCGTTTGGCTTCGCAAGGTGCGGGGAAATGGCAATCCAGTGGTGGCGAAAAATCGAAATTTGGCTTATCGGCAAACCAAGTGTTAACCGTGATCAATCGCTTGAAAGCAGAAGACCAATTAGCCACCTTGCAGTTAGTGCATTTCCATCTTGGGTCACAAATGGCCAATATTCGAGATGTACGCAATGGCGTAAGTGAAGCGGCACGTTTTTACTGTGAGCTGCGTGAATTGGGCGCGACGTTAGATTATATGGATGTCGGCGGCGGCTTGGCAGTGGATTACGATGGGACGCGTAGCCAATCGCACAGTTCAATGAACTACGGCTTGGCCGAATACGCGCGCAATATCGTCTCGACCATTGGCGATATTTGCGAGCAATACGGCCAACCAACCCCTGCGATTATTTCGGAGTCTGGGCGTTCATTAACGGCGCACCATGCGGTATTGATCACCAATGTTATTGGCACAGAAAGCTACAAAGCAGAAGATATTGAAGCACCAGAAAACGACGCTCCGACGCTATTGCATAACATGTGGCGCAACTGGGAAATTCTGTCTCATGGCACCGATGATCGCGCCTTGATTGAAATTTACAACGACACTCAAAGTGATTTAGCCGAAGCACATAATCAATTTGCTACCGGCATGATTAATTTGCACCATCGCGCTTGGGCAGAGCAAGTGTGTTTGCGAATTTGCTATGAATTACGCATGCAATTGAACAATAACAACCGTTTTCATCGTCCAATTTTGGATGCGTTAAATGAGCGTTTGGCGGATAAATTCTTCGTCAATTTCTCTTTGTTCCAATCACTACCAGATGCATGGGGCATTGATCAGGTGTTCCCTGTGATGCCACTGAGCAACTTGAACCAAGTGGAACAAACTCGCGCAGTGATGCTAGATATTACGTGTGATTCAGATGGTGTGATTGATCAATATGTAGACGGTCAAGGTATTGAAACCACTTTGCCAGTGCCACGTTGGAATAAAGACACGCCGTATCACATCGGCTTTTTCCTTGTTGGCGCCTATCAAGAAATTTTAGGCGACATGCACAACTTGTTTGGTGACAGTCACTCTGTGGTGGTGAACGTCAATGAAAAAGGCGAGCCAGAAATTATCTCGATTAATGAAGGTGATACGGTCGAAGATATGTTGCGCTACGTGCATATCGATGTGGATGATATTCGCCGTAACTATCGCGAATTAGTCACCAGCAGAGTGGATGGCAGTGAGCAAGACAAGATCATGGCAGAGCTCGAGCAAGGCTTAACTGGTTACACTTATTTAGAAGATTTATAA
- the pfkB gene encoding 1-phosphofructokinase, whose amino-acid sequence MSSIKPNTKIVTITLNPALDLTGHLVDTLNVGTVSLVSKSTLHPAGKGVNVAKVLSDLGANVTVTGFLGADNQQAFNQLFEQMSANDRFIRVAGSTRINVKLVDTSSDVSDINFPGVQVDAAAIAEFEQTLLELAQDHDYFVMAGSLPQGISPQLCAQWIETLHQLGKKVIFDSSRAALKAGLNSHPWLIKPNDEELSELIGEELSDSQACQQAAQTLEQKGIANIVVSMGANGVMWLKQGQWRQATPPKMQVVSTVGAGDTLVAGMAWGHLQQWSEDDILSFATALSALAVTQVGVGVASLEAVSAIQQQVKTLPQQKATIQMQTKTGTLL is encoded by the coding sequence ATGTCTAGTATTAAACCGAATACAAAAATCGTCACCATTACTTTAAATCCGGCTTTGGATTTAACCGGTCATTTGGTGGATACATTAAATGTCGGTACGGTCAGTTTAGTGTCGAAAAGCACGCTACATCCTGCCGGAAAAGGCGTTAACGTGGCTAAAGTGTTGTCCGATCTGGGCGCGAATGTCACTGTGACCGGATTCCTTGGCGCCGATAACCAGCAAGCATTTAACCAATTATTTGAGCAAATGAGCGCTAATGATCGTTTTATTCGTGTGGCAGGTTCAACTCGAATTAATGTCAAATTAGTCGATACTAGCAGTGATGTTAGCGATATCAACTTCCCTGGTGTACAAGTCGATGCCGCCGCGATTGCTGAATTTGAGCAAACCTTATTAGAGTTAGCGCAAGATCATGATTACTTTGTGATGGCTGGCAGTTTACCGCAAGGTATCTCGCCACAACTTTGTGCTCAATGGATAGAAACACTGCATCAACTAGGCAAGAAAGTCATCTTTGATAGCAGTCGCGCCGCATTAAAAGCGGGCTTAAATTCCCACCCTTGGCTGATTAAACCCAACGATGAAGAGTTGTCAGAACTCATTGGCGAAGAACTATCAGACAGTCAAGCCTGCCAACAAGCAGCACAAACTCTCGAACAAAAAGGCATTGCCAATATTGTGGTCTCGATGGGCGCAAATGGCGTAATGTGGCTAAAGCAAGGTCAATGGCGTCAAGCGACCCCACCAAAAATGCAAGTCGTGAGTACCGTTGGTGCAGGCGATACCTTAGTGGCAGGCATGGCATGGGGGCATCTACAACAATGGTCAGAAGATGACATTTTAAGTTTTGCTACCGCGTTATCAGCCTTGGCCGTCACCCAAGTTGGGGTGGGCGTTGCAAGCCTAGAGGCGGTATCTGCTATACAACAGCAAGTAAAAACGCTGCCACAACAAAAAGCAACCATACAAATGCAAACAAAAACAGGGACATTGCTATGA
- the fruB gene encoding fused PTS fructose transporter subunit IIA/HPr protein has product MLTLTTQNITLARTAKDKAEAVTHIAASLTEQGYVEAGYVEGMLSREAQSSTFLGNGIAIPHGTTDTRGLVQKTGVAIHHFPQGVNWGNGTVYVAIGIAAKSDEHLGILKQLTKVLSADGVEAALKEAKTEQDIINVLNGNTQLKADFDAMLIQLKFPASDMLQMTAVASGLLRNNGCANDEYISEVITKAPTHLGHGLWLVSGSQGVARSAMSFVSTANDCEFDGQLVKGLIAFAACNASYKPLLYKLSQLMLSKRQQDILDADVASLLALFDLSESVPEIAAENANQATFKIKNTHGLHARPGAMLVAEAKKFESTIRVSNLDGEGTSVNAKSLMKVIALGVKHGHRLQFTADGSDAELALSSIGKAIESGLGEG; this is encoded by the coding sequence ATGCTGACGCTCACCACACAAAACATTACGCTTGCAAGAACCGCAAAAGACAAAGCCGAAGCAGTCACTCACATTGCCGCCAGTTTAACCGAACAAGGTTACGTTGAAGCTGGCTATGTGGAAGGCATGCTTAGCCGTGAAGCGCAATCTTCTACTTTTTTAGGTAACGGCATTGCCATTCCGCACGGCACTACCGACACTCGTGGTTTGGTGCAAAAAACCGGCGTTGCTATCCACCATTTCCCACAGGGCGTTAACTGGGGCAACGGCACGGTTTATGTTGCCATTGGTATCGCGGCAAAATCGGATGAACATTTAGGTATTTTAAAGCAATTAACCAAAGTGTTATCGGCCGATGGGGTTGAAGCGGCGCTCAAAGAAGCCAAAACCGAACAAGATATCATCAACGTACTTAACGGCAACACTCAGTTAAAAGCTGATTTTGACGCGATGTTAATTCAATTAAAATTCCCCGCCAGCGACATGCTACAAATGACCGCGGTGGCCAGTGGTTTATTGCGTAATAATGGTTGTGCCAATGATGAGTATATCTCTGAAGTGATCACCAAAGCGCCAACACACTTAGGCCATGGATTATGGCTTGTCAGTGGCTCACAAGGGGTGGCGCGATCTGCAATGTCATTTGTCTCAACCGCTAACGATTGTGAATTTGACGGCCAGTTGGTGAAAGGATTAATTGCCTTTGCCGCTTGTAATGCCAGCTACAAACCTTTGCTGTATAAACTCAGCCAATTAATGTTATCTAAGCGCCAACAAGATATTTTAGATGCCGATGTGGCGTCCTTACTGGCCTTATTTGATCTAAGTGAAAGCGTACCTGAAATTGCTGCTGAAAATGCCAATCAAGCCACGTTTAAGATCAAAAATACCCACGGGTTACATGCCCGCCCAGGCGCAATGTTAGTGGCAGAAGCGAAAAAATTTGAGTCGACGATTCGAGTGTCCAATCTCGATGGAGAAGGGACCAGTGTCAATGCCAAAAGCTTAATGAAAGTGATTGCATTAGGGGTTAAACACGGCCATCGCTTGCAATTTACTGCCGACGGTAGTGATGCAGAATTAGCTTTAAGTTCAATTGGTAAAGCGATTGAATCTGGCCTGGGTGAAGGTTAA
- the cra gene encoding catabolite repressor/activator, translating to MTLEQIAKLAGVSKTTASYVINGKATKYRISQKTQQKVMAVVEEHQYQPDHAAAALRAGNSRSFGLVIPDLENTSYARLAKLLESNSRLAGYQILIGCSGDDPKIEKDVVNALVSRRIDALFVASSMSDANEFYLTVQNKGTPVIALDRPLDDEHFSCVISEDFEGALNLTASVLFDDIQSIGLIGALPDLNISKERQLGFEAAVRQHANRSTLGSAINLSPVTMQLEYGAQFNAESGRKAIEKWLAQDAIPDAIITTSYTLLEGVLDVFFERPELMTKIKIATYGDNRLLDYLPIKINSLSQQFEIIADSALELALNASAKRYQSGVELVARKLKIRMK from the coding sequence ATGACGTTAGAGCAAATTGCCAAACTGGCGGGTGTCTCAAAAACCACCGCCAGTTATGTTATCAATGGCAAAGCCACCAAATACCGAATTAGCCAGAAAACCCAACAAAAAGTGATGGCGGTGGTGGAAGAGCACCAGTACCAACCTGACCATGCCGCTGCTGCATTACGCGCGGGCAATAGTCGCTCGTTTGGTTTGGTGATCCCTGATCTAGAAAACACCAGTTATGCGCGTCTGGCTAAATTGTTAGAATCGAACTCCCGCTTAGCTGGCTACCAAATTTTGATTGGTTGTTCGGGGGACGATCCAAAAATAGAGAAAGATGTGGTCAATGCGCTGGTCAGTCGCCGCATTGATGCGCTGTTTGTCGCCAGTTCGATGAGCGATGCCAATGAGTTCTATCTGACTGTGCAAAACAAAGGCACGCCAGTGATCGCACTCGACCGACCATTAGATGATGAACATTTTAGCTGTGTGATCAGCGAAGATTTTGAAGGGGCACTCAATTTAACCGCTTCGGTGTTATTTGATGATATTCAATCCATTGGTTTAATTGGCGCATTGCCGGATCTCAATATTTCAAAAGAGCGACAACTGGGATTTGAAGCGGCAGTAAGACAACATGCCAATCGTTCAACACTCGGCTCAGCAATCAATCTTTCACCAGTAACCATGCAGCTTGAATATGGCGCGCAATTTAATGCTGAATCGGGCAGAAAAGCGATAGAAAAATGGCTCGCACAAGATGCCATTCCCGATGCGATTATCACCACTTCTTATACGTTACTCGAAGGGGTGCTTGATGTGTTTTTTGAGCGTCCAGAGCTGATGACAAAAATTAAAATTGCCACTTATGGGGATAATCGGTTACTGGATTATTTGCCGATCAAAATAAACTCCCTTTCGCAACAATTTGAAATTATCGCCGACAGCGCCCTCGAACTGGCTTTAAATGCTTCGGCCAAGCGTTATCAATCTGGGGTTGAGTTGGTAGCACGGAAATTAAAAATTCGGATGAAATAA
- the speB gene encoding agmatinase codes for MSQFNDLFSKPDNSLYSNSMSFLRRPMVQNPVEADADVVVLGVPFDMATSGRAGARMGPDAIRRASVNLAWEGKKFPWEFNLIKHTKVVDAGDLVFDCGDAEDLTQRLQAAASEIINSGKTLLSLGGDHFITLPLLRAHAKKYGEMALIHFDAHTDTYSNGSRYDHGTMFYHAPNEGLISREHSVQIGIRTEYKQQDHGFNVINAMQANDLTAAHIVEQVKAIVGDKPVYLTFDIDCLDPAFAPGTGTPVCGGMSSDKVLKILRNLQGINLVGMDVVEVSPPYDHSDVTALAGATIALDLLYLWTQQRLESECIDNTNQ; via the coding sequence ATGAGTCAATTTAATGATTTGTTTAGCAAACCAGATAACTCACTGTATTCAAACTCGATGAGCTTTTTACGTCGTCCTATGGTGCAAAATCCCGTCGAAGCTGATGCGGATGTGGTGGTACTTGGGGTGCCGTTTGATATGGCAACTTCGGGTCGTGCCGGCGCTCGTATGGGGCCAGATGCGATCCGTCGCGCCTCGGTTAATCTCGCATGGGAAGGCAAAAAATTTCCGTGGGAGTTTAATCTAATCAAACACACCAAAGTGGTCGATGCGGGCGATTTGGTATTTGATTGCGGCGATGCGGAGGATTTAACCCAACGCCTACAAGCCGCAGCAAGCGAGATCATTAACAGTGGAAAAACGTTATTAAGCTTAGGTGGTGATCACTTCATCACCCTACCGCTGCTGCGCGCGCATGCGAAAAAATACGGTGAAATGGCGTTAATTCATTTTGATGCCCATACCGACACATACAGTAATGGCAGCCGTTATGATCACGGCACCATGTTTTACCATGCGCCGAACGAAGGGCTGATCTCGCGTGAACATTCAGTGCAAATTGGGATCCGCACCGAGTACAAACAGCAAGATCACGGCTTTAATGTGATTAATGCGATGCAAGCCAATGATCTGACTGCGGCGCACATCGTCGAACAAGTGAAAGCCATCGTCGGGGATAAACCTGTGTATTTAACCTTCGATATTGATTGCCTAGATCCGGCCTTTGCGCCAGGAACCGGCACACCAGTATGCGGCGGCATGAGTTCGGATAAAGTGCTTAAAATTTTACGCAACCTGCAAGGAATTAACTTAGTGGGTATGGATGTAGTGGAGGTATCGCCACCGTATGATCACAGTGATGTGACCGCTTTAGCTGGCGCGACCATTGCATTGGATCTGTTGTATTTATGGACTCAGCAACGACTTGAAAGCGAGTGTATAGATAACACTAACCAATGA
- a CDS encoding pyridoxal-phosphate dependent enzyme — MKLNNTPVTQHCFAGHSFYLKRDDLLHPEFSGNKARKFMALLENDYPNVTTLIGYGSPQANSLYSLAALAKLKGWTLEFYVAHIPSWLKQNPLGNFQAARELGAKIIDLKALGCDLSPHQYIEQIRLAAADANQGCLFVPEGGRSPIAEFGIQQLAQEIRHWVQDQNMDDLTVALPSGTGTTALYLHKHLQAHNINVITCACVGGEAYLTQQFDSLGETSHPQILSSSEKPKHQFGKLYGADYQIWQALKQQTEVEFELLYDPYMWQCLATWFESHPDQKLMYIHQGGLLGNTSMEKRYQRKFDH, encoded by the coding sequence ATGAAATTAAACAACACTCCCGTGACTCAACACTGCTTTGCTGGTCATTCTTTTTATCTTAAAAGAGACGATCTGCTCCACCCTGAATTTTCTGGCAACAAGGCTCGAAAATTTATGGCTCTGCTTGAAAACGACTACCCCAATGTGACCACTCTGATTGGCTATGGTTCGCCCCAAGCAAATTCTCTATACAGCTTGGCGGCATTAGCTAAACTGAAAGGTTGGACGCTAGAATTCTATGTTGCGCATATTCCTTCTTGGCTAAAACAAAACCCTCTCGGTAATTTTCAAGCCGCACGCGAACTTGGCGCGAAAATCATCGATCTGAAAGCATTAGGTTGCGATCTTTCACCACATCAGTATATCGAACAAATCCGGCTGGCTGCTGCGGATGCCAATCAAGGCTGTTTATTTGTCCCCGAAGGTGGACGCAGCCCGATCGCAGAATTTGGCATTCAACAATTAGCGCAAGAAATACGTCACTGGGTGCAAGATCAAAATATGGATGACCTTACCGTTGCGTTACCCTCAGGTACTGGCACTACTGCCTTGTATTTGCATAAGCATCTGCAAGCGCACAATATCAATGTGATCACCTGTGCTTGTGTCGGAGGAGAGGCGTATTTAACCCAGCAATTTGACAGCTTAGGCGAAACCAGTCACCCACAAATACTGTCGAGTTCAGAAAAGCCCAAGCACCAGTTTGGCAAGCTGTATGGCGCGGATTATCAAATATGGCAAGCGCTTAAACAGCAAACCGAGGTTGAGTTTGAACTGCTATACGATCCGTATATGTGGCAATGTTTAGCCACTTGGTTTGAAAGCCACCCCGATCAGAAACTCATGTATATCCATCAAGGTGGTTTATTGGGTAATACCAGTATGGAAAAGCGTTATCAGCGTAAGTTTGATCATTAA
- a CDS encoding DEAD/DEAH box helicase, whose translation MQFKDIGIDNRLLKNLQHYNFSKATEIQSKAIPVAIAGKDLLASSKTGSGKTLAFVLPMLHKALKTKSLSAKDPRGVILAPTRELAKQVFGELKFMLGGLSYTGALIVGGENFNDQVKALRKYPRFIVATPGRLADHLEHRSLFLEGVETLVLDEADRMLDLGFTAELRRINNAAKHRRRQTLMFSATLDHAEVNDLASELLKDPKRISVGASAEEHKDIDQSFYLCDHLDHKEAILERLIEQAEYKQVIIFTATRSDTERLTTKLNEMNLKAVALSGGLNQTQRNNIMSQFERAVHKILVTTDIASRGLDIANVTHVINFDMPKHTEEYVHRVGRTGRAGNRGTAYSLVGPKDWVSFKNVELYLQQDLTFTVLEGLKGKFKGIKPRKPIAKKGAAKTGKVAKQSTTPKKQVNRDKSFYKNVAVGDEVFMPKKRKNPIEKDDE comes from the coding sequence TTGCAATTTAAAGATATTGGTATAGATAATCGCTTACTGAAAAACTTACAGCACTATAATTTTTCCAAAGCGACTGAAATACAAAGTAAAGCCATCCCTGTTGCGATTGCTGGCAAAGACTTGTTGGCGTCATCAAAAACCGGTTCCGGTAAAACTTTGGCATTTGTGCTGCCTATGCTGCATAAAGCGCTTAAGACCAAATCTCTTTCTGCTAAAGATCCAAGAGGGGTGATTTTAGCGCCGACTCGTGAACTGGCGAAACAAGTCTTTGGTGAGTTGAAGTTTATGCTTGGTGGTTTGTCTTACACTGGCGCATTAATTGTTGGTGGTGAAAACTTTAACGACCAAGTCAAAGCGTTGCGTAAATACCCACGCTTTATTGTGGCAACCCCAGGGCGTTTAGCCGATCACCTTGAGCATCGTTCATTGTTCTTAGAAGGCGTTGAAACCTTAGTTTTAGACGAAGCCGATCGCATGTTAGATCTGGGCTTTACCGCTGAATTACGTCGCATTAATAACGCCGCGAAACATCGTCGTCGTCAAACGTTAATGTTCTCAGCTACGCTCGATCATGCTGAAGTAAATGACTTGGCGAGCGAGCTTTTAAAAGATCCTAAACGTATTTCGGTTGGTGCTTCTGCGGAAGAGCATAAAGACATCGATCAATCATTCTACTTGTGTGATCACCTTGATCATAAAGAAGCGATTTTAGAGCGTTTGATTGAACAAGCTGAATATAAACAAGTTATTATCTTTACCGCGACGCGTAGTGATACTGAGCGTTTGACGACTAAGTTAAACGAGATGAATTTAAAAGCGGTCGCGTTAAGTGGCGGCTTAAATCAAACTCAACGTAATAATATTATGAGCCAGTTTGAGCGTGCCGTGCACAAAATTCTGGTGACAACCGACATCGCCTCGCGCGGTTTAGATATCGCTAATGTGACCCACGTGATTAACTTCGATATGCCAAAACACACCGAAGAATATGTGCACCGTGTTGGTCGTACGGGTCGTGCGGGTAATCGTGGTACAGCGTACTCTTTGGTTGGTCCAAAAGATTGGGTGAGCTTTAAAAATGTCGAACTGTACCTACAACAAGATCTAACCTTTACTGTGTTAGAAGGCTTGAAAGGTAAGTTTAAAGGCATTAAGCCACGCAAACCTATTGCCAAAAAAGGCGCCGCTAAAACGGGTAAAGTGGCGAAACAATCCACCACGCCGAAGAAGCAAGTTAACCGCGATAAGAGTTTCTATAAAAATGTGGCAGTGGGCGATGAAGTCTTTATGCCGAAGAAACGAAAAAATCCAATCGAGAAAGATGACGAGTAA
- a CDS encoding DMT family transporter, with the protein MYLGEIAAIAAALVWASSTWLYGQCSHHFSALQLNMIKGVLASTMMLLVMPLLPLPELHISSKYIGVLAVSGMVGIAVGDSAYFAALKRIGPNRTLLLESLAPPLSGVLALALLGTSIGLQSWLGIIITTLAVAFTLFQVRTSATMRDESVSRSGIGFGVLASFCQAFGVVISHYALVEGNLPPLLGAFIRLSIGVLSLMLVVGFIEPKPFSSIIQGWKQLKPRAMWVLLAAIFFGTFIALWLQQVALKFANPAVAQTLMSTSPLFILMISFIKGESISARTLIGTLMALGGIALFFL; encoded by the coding sequence GTGTATTTAGGTGAAATAGCAGCGATTGCTGCAGCGTTGGTGTGGGCGAGTTCTACTTGGTTATATGGTCAGTGCTCACATCACTTTTCGGCGCTGCAATTGAATATGATCAAAGGGGTACTGGCGTCCACCATGATGTTGTTGGTGATGCCCTTACTGCCACTGCCCGAATTGCATATTTCGAGCAAATATATTGGGGTATTGGCTGTATCGGGCATGGTAGGGATCGCGGTTGGTGACAGTGCCTACTTTGCCGCTTTAAAACGCATTGGGCCGAATCGAACCTTGTTATTAGAGTCGTTAGCGCCGCCATTGTCGGGCGTATTAGCACTAGCTTTATTGGGCACCAGTATTGGGTTGCAAAGCTGGCTTGGTATTATTATTACCACTTTAGCGGTGGCGTTTACCCTGTTTCAAGTGCGTACTTCTGCCACCATGCGCGATGAAAGCGTGTCACGAAGCGGCATTGGTTTTGGGGTATTAGCCAGTTTTTGCCAAGCATTTGGGGTGGTGATTTCGCATTACGCTTTAGTGGAAGGAAACCTGCCACCGTTACTTGGCGCGTTTATTCGTTTAAGTATTGGGGTGTTAAGCTTGATGCTGGTGGTGGGCTTTATTGAACCTAAACCATTTTCGTCGATTATTCAGGGGTGGAAGCAACTAAAACCACGCGCAATGTGGGTGTTACTCGCGGCTATTTTCTTCGGCACTTTCATCGCGTTGTGGCTGCAACAGGTGGCGCTGAAATTTGCCAACCCTGCGGTGGCGCAAACACTGATGTCGACCAGCCCGTTATTTATTTTAATGATTAGCTTTATCAAAGGTGAGTCGATCAGCGCGCGTACCTTAATCGGCACATTGATGGCGCTGGGTGGGATCGCGTTGTTCTTTTTGTAG
- a CDS encoding GNAT family N-acetyltransferase: MAITSPQLLMAEHLLSSFSCGIDDLDDWLIKKAIKNQNRNNTRVYVVVDQTTDQVVGYYAIAMGSILRVSAIGSLRRNSPDPIPMVVLARLGVHRDFQHLGIGAGLLKDCVLRSVQAMNVIGGAGILVHAIDESAKSFYSKFGFSESSFDPLLLMARTCDIEASHSN; encoded by the coding sequence ATGGCAATAACCTCACCGCAGTTGCTCATGGCAGAGCACCTGCTCTCAAGTTTTAGCTGTGGCATTGACGATCTTGATGATTGGTTGATCAAAAAGGCCATCAAAAATCAAAACAGAAATAATACCAGAGTGTATGTGGTGGTAGACCAAACTACGGATCAAGTGGTGGGCTATTATGCGATTGCGATGGGATCTATTTTACGTGTCAGTGCCATTGGTTCATTAAGACGAAATAGCCCTGATCCCATTCCAATGGTGGTGCTGGCTCGGCTTGGTGTGCATCGCGATTTTCAACATCTTGGCATTGGCGCTGGGTTACTGAAGGACTGCGTGCTGAGATCGGTTCAAGCCATGAATGTAATTGGTGGGGCGGGTATTTTGGTTCACGCGATTGATGAGTCAGCCAAAAGCTTTTATAGCAAATTTGGATTTAGTGAATCAAGCTTTGATCCTTTACTCCTAATGGCAAGAACTTGCGATATAGAAGCAAGCCACTCTAATTGA